A window of the Lactuca sativa cultivar Salinas chromosome 7, Lsat_Salinas_v11, whole genome shotgun sequence genome harbors these coding sequences:
- the LOC111892033 gene encoding uncharacterized protein LOC111892033 codes for MEFFNDQYVALSKAAATAATAAVGATWIGVGRAFQYRDFDNMNSLVFEGVQDPIIGMRWLSDVEGCFFMCSCPADQKVKCALNVLQSGAKDWWMLVTSSYTPEQRASVSWEQFSDMFRSRYVPLVEWERVAQEYLDLRQGTELVMEITKMFTKRAMFFHKFVASEKAQMTRYLSILKTDIR; via the coding sequence ATGGAGTTCTTCAATGATCAATACGTTGCACTTTCTAAGGCTGCTGCTACCGCTGCCACCGCAGCTGTTGGTGCTACATGGATTGGAGTTGGGAGGgctttccagtatcgggacttcgataatatgaatTCCCTGGTATTTGAAGGAGTTCAGGATCCAATCATAGgcatgaggtggttgtctgacgttgagggatgtttctttatGTGCTCTTGCCCAGCTGACCAAAAGGTCAAGTGCGCTCTAAACGTTCTTCAGTCTGGAGCGAAAGATTGGTGGATGTTGGTTACTAGTTCATACACCCCAGAGCAGCGAGCTTCAGTTTCATGGGAGCAGTTTTCTGATATGTTCCGCTCGAGATATGTTCCATTAGTAGAGTGGGAGAGGGTGGCTCAGGAGTACTTGGATTTAAGACAGGGGACCGAgttggtgatggagatcaccaagatgtttacgaAGAGAGCCATGTTTTTCCATAAGTTTGTTGCTTCCGAGAAAGCTCAAATGACTCGGTACTTGAGCATCCTCAAGACAGACATCCGttag